CTTCCACTAGTTTGAGAATCGGTACTTGACGCTCTAACAAATTCTGGCTCTTTGTCCAGTCAAGATATACATAACCTTGGTTTGGTAAGGGAATTGCCGCGATACTATCTTTGAAATTGGGATTGTCAATTAAGGAATTATCCTTGGATGTGAGGATTTCATCCATCGTTTCTAAGTCAGAGGTGAAAATTTCGTAATTTCCTAAGTTTGTATGTAATCCCAACACTTTTGTTTCAATACTGAAGGATGTTCCCTCTTTAACATCACTTTTTTTTGTAGCCGTAGTTAACTCTGTCCAAGCAGAGATTTTTTGCTTGTCTATAGTTAAGGGATTAATGCTGAGTCCATTTGATGAGGCGATCACATCTAATCGAGCAACACCTTTTTCCACACTCTCAGATTTTTCCACCACAAAAATCCAATGAGGAGTTGTTTGCTCTTTCGCAGGTAACAATGCTATGGCATATTCTCCTTGTACCCAGCTAAAAATATCCTCTGGTAAGTTTATACCCCAGCGTTTTTGAACATCTGCCAAAGGTTTTGCTAACCGAGAAACCACATCTTCCCCAGAACCATATATAGTTGCTGTGGCTTGTCTCCAGAGTTTAGCTAAATCACTGCCAGCCAAATTACTCAAATTCGAGCCGGAAATTGCTAAACCTGCGGATGCTGGAACATATTGCAATGCTCCCACAGGTTTAGATAGTGGTGCAGATGGAGGGACAATTTCCGATGAAGTCAAAATGGTGGTTTCTGCCAGCAATCCTTTAGGATTTAACACCAAGGATATAATTTGGCTGTTATAAAGTTGTTCTGATAACTCTAAGCCTTGCCATTTTGCCACGATGGGAAGATTCAAGAAAGCTACAGCTAATCCCCCTTTGAGCCGTTCTTTGGTAGCTTTTTGGTATTCGGGTGAGCTAGTTAAATTCAAATCGGGCGCTTGGACGTTGTTGATAGCATCTCGTAGTACTTTCGGATCGTTGGCAAATAAGACAAAGCCTTCACCGACAACAGCACCAGCAAGCAAGTCTTGTTCTGGTTGAGAATTGTCAGAAATCAGTTTTACACCTTTATATTGTTCAACAGCTAAGTTTGCCCCAGCTAATGCTCGTTTAGAAAACAACAATTCGACAAACTCGCGGCTTTTCTCCGGTTGCTTGGTTGCTAATGCCAACAAATACCCTGGCTGTTGTCCGTTTTCTGGATCGCGATCAATATCTAAGGTAGTGATAGCTAATGTAATTTCATCCCCTAACCAGGGTTGAATGTCTTGTTTGTAATCTATGCCACTCTTGGCGAATAAACTGGTTTTGAGTTTAGATAGTTCCTCTTCGCGCTCCAACGCCTGCAAACGGTCAGGATTCGTCAATAGTGAAACCATTGCAGGGGAAAGTTTCGACACGAATATGGCTGCACCAGGCCCAGAGCTAGAAGCAATGAGGTTAGCCGGACTTTTAGCGAAAAACCAGTAAAAGCCTGCGATCGCAATTACTAGCAGTGCGATCGCCCCAGCGACAATAAAACTAATAAATGAACGTTGCCTATTCACATTAAACCTATTAAAAAAGACGGTTTACAGCCATTTAAGCAGAAAGCCTAGCAGAATTAATCAACCCCCTTGAGAATGGATACTCATGCAAAGGCAGAGATTTTCTGTCACCATAANATAGGATTAGGACTGTTTATCGGGAATTCTTTTAGTNNNCCCATGAACCAAATTAGTGTAGAAGAACTGGCGCAACGTCTTTCTTCTAGTGATGCGAGTATTCAGCTAGTAGATGTGCGTGAACCAGGAGAATTGGCGATCGCTAGCATTGAGGGCTTTGTCAACCTGCCTTTAAGTCAATTTACCGAATGGGGAGATCAAGTACCTACCCTCTTCAATCCCGAAGCCGAAACCTTGGTGTTATGCCACCACGGCATCCGCTCTGCCCAAATGTGCCAGTGGTTGATTGCTCAAGGTTTTACAAATGTGCAAAATATTTCGGGTGGTATTGATGCCTATTCACAACTAGTAGACCCTTCAATTCCCCAGTATTAACTTCTGCTCGGATACGTCATTCAGATGGAACTTACTCTTCCATCTGACATTTGCTATGCTAAAGATAGAAGTACATCAATTTAGAGGCTTGCCGAAAAGTTTAAGATTTGGGCATCAAGTACATCTGCACAAAAATGTTGGATTGCTCTAAATTACAGTTCGGTAGTAGCCCTTGCAATAAATACGTATCTAATAATACTGTTGCAAGCAGAAATTTATGCAAAAGTACGGTTAGAAAAAAGCATCGGAAGGGTACATTATAACTAGCAGCTTTTGCAAAAAAATTGAGCTAGTATTTCAACCCTAATCTTAAAAAATGCTTTGTACATAAACTTTAAAAATACTTATCATAATATAGTTATATAATTTGATACCTTAATAAATTATTAATATTTTCTGTTTTCGATTAAATCCACAAATTTCTTGAGAGTTTGATTAAAATTTGCCTTCAGCAAAACATACCATAATGGAAGTTCAGTTAACAAATCGACAACAGCATATACTTTGGGCAACGGTACGTCACTACATTGCAACGGCAGAGCCTGTTGGTTCAAAGGCTTTAGTTGAGGAGTACGATCTGGGCGTAAGCTCGGCGACAATTCGCAATGTGATGGGCGTTTTAGAAAAGTCTGGATTGCTCTACCAACCACACGCTTCTGCTGGACGTGTACCTTCAGATTCAGGGTATCGCATTTATGTTGACCAGCTAATTACACCTTCTCTGCGTTCACGTAGCGTGTCGCAGACAGATGCTACGCGTAGCTTGCTTCCACAAAGTGGTACGGAAACTTTAGGGCGAGAAGTAGAGGTAGCATTGCAAAAGCAGCTACAGTGGCAAGATCGAAGTTTAGAAACCCTACTGCAAGGAGCCGCGCAGATTTTAGCAACCTTGAGTGGTTGCATTAGCTTGATCACTATGCCGCAAACGACTACAGCGCTATTGCGACATCTGCAATTAGTGCAAATTGAAGCTGGGCGGATCATGCTGATTGTGGTGACTGATGGTTATGAGACACATTCTAAATTGATGGATTTGTCGCCCACACCAGAAGAAACCCAGCGGGATTCAGAGGTAATCGATCGCGAGTTGCAGATTGTTTCTAACTTTTTGAATACCCACTTGCGGGGGCGAAGTCTCTTGGAATTAGCCAATCTCAACTGGAGCGAACTAGATCAGGAGTTCCAACGCTACGGGGAATTTTTGAAAAACTCAGTTGCCGAATTGACTCGTCGCACTCTCGCGCCGACTGCAACCCAAATTATGGTTCGGGGTGTGTCAGAGGTTTTGCGCCAGCCAGAATTTTCCCAGTTACAGCAAGTACAAACAATTATCCACCTGCTGGAAGAAGAACAAGACCAACTGTGGCGATTAATATTTGAAGAACCAGAACCAGAGGATGGTGGTAAGTCCAAGGTAACGGTTCGCATTGGCGCAGAAAATCCATTAGAACCGATACGCACCTGCACCTTGATTTCTTCTAACTATCGCCGTGGTTCGATACCCGTAGGAAGTGTGGGAGTTTTGGGGCCAACGCGCCTAGATTATGAAAGTGCGATCGCAGTAGTAGCATCTGCTGCTGATTACCTCTCAGAAGCTTTCAGTTATTTCAATCCCTAATAGAGACAACCTGCTACAGGTTTAAACGAAAGAACAATACCATAGCAGGTAGATAAACCGAATTTTATAGTGGCAAAATCAATAATTAATACTTTTTAACTCTTTCATGGTTAGAAAAATTGCCTTTGGCTTGCTGTGGCTAGGATTTGTGGTCTATGCTTTTTTCCTCGCGCCTCCCGATAAACCCGGTACATTGGAGTTAATTAAAAACCTTTCTATTGGCCAGTGGCAAGGGGTTAACCCGTTAGTCATAGCACTATTCAACCTCATGGGTATCTGGCCTCTTATTTACAGCGCAGTAGTCTTTATTGATGGTAGAGGACAAAAAATACCTGCTTGGCTGTTTGTTACTGCCTCTTTCGGAGTTGGTGCTTTTGCATTGTTGCCGTACTTAGCTCTTAGAGAACCAAATAATCAGTTTCTCGGTCAAAAGAATATATTGCTCAAGTTGCTAGATTCTCGTGTGACTGGTTTTGTGTTGACGGTAGGCACAGTTATTCTAGTTGCCTACGGTTTAAGAGAAGGAGATTGGCGCAGTTTTGTGCAAGAGTGGCAAACTAACCGCTTCATCCATGTGATGAGTATAGATTTTTGTTTACTCTCCCTATTATTTCCCACATTGCTGGGGGATGATATGGCGCGTCGCGGTTGGAAAAATCCCCAGTTTTTCTGGTTAATAGCGTTGACACCACTATTCGGCCCATTGGTTTATTTATCTGTGCGTCCATCTTTACCGGAAGTGGGTATAGAGTCCATATCCAAGCAGCCAGCAACTAATTGAAGAATAAAGTACATTTTTCACAATCCAAAATCGTTCGACTGAGCGTAGCGTTCCGCAGGAAAGTCTAAAAT
This portion of the Nostoc sp. GT001 genome encodes:
- a CDS encoding DUF3352 domain-containing protein, yielding MNRQRSFISFIVAGAIALLVIAIAGFYWFFAKSPANLIASSSGPGAAIFVSKLSPAMVSLLTNPDRLQALEREEELSKLKTSLFAKSGIDYKQDIQPWLGDEITLAITTLDIDRDPENGQQPGYLLALATKQPEKSREFVELLFSKRALAGANLAVEQYKGVKLISDNSQPEQDLLAGAVVGEGFVLFANDPKVLRDAINNVQAPDLNLTSSPEYQKATKERLKGGLAVAFLNLPIVAKWQGLELSEQLYNSQIISLVLNPKGLLAETTILTSSEIVPPSAPLSKPVGALQYVPASAGLAISGSNLSNLAGSDLAKLWRQATATIYGSGEDVVSRLAKPLADVQKRWGINLPEDIFSWVQGEYAIALLPAKEQTTPHWIFVVEKSESVEKGVARLDVIASSNGLSINPLTIDKQKISAWTELTTATKKSDVKEGTSFSIETKVLGLHTNLGNYEIFTSDLETMDEILTSKDNSLIDNPNFKDSIAAIPLPNQGYVYLDWTKSQNLLERQVPILKLVEVLGKPFFNNLRSLTVSSYGTDTRSLKGGVFFKLHNS
- a CDS encoding rhodanese-like domain-containing protein — translated: MNQISVEELAQRLSSSDASIQLVDVREPGELAIASIEGFVNLPLSQFTEWGDQVPTLFNPEAETLVLCHHGIRSAQMCQWLIAQGFTNVQNISGGIDAYSQLVDPSIPQY
- a CDS encoding heat-inducible transcriptional repressor HrcA, with protein sequence MEVQLTNRQQHILWATVRHYIATAEPVGSKALVEEYDLGVSSATIRNVMGVLEKSGLLYQPHASAGRVPSDSGYRIYVDQLITPSLRSRSVSQTDATRSLLPQSGTETLGREVEVALQKQLQWQDRSLETLLQGAAQILATLSGCISLITMPQTTTALLRHLQLVQIEAGRIMLIVVTDGYETHSKLMDLSPTPEETQRDSEVIDRELQIVSNFLNTHLRGRSLLELANLNWSELDQEFQRYGEFLKNSVAELTRRTLAPTATQIMVRGVSEVLRQPEFSQLQQVQTIIHLLEEEQDQLWRLIFEEPEPEDGGKSKVTVRIGAENPLEPIRTCTLISSNYRRGSIPVGSVGVLGPTRLDYESAIAVVASAADYLSEAFSYFNP
- a CDS encoding DUF2834 domain-containing protein → MVRKIAFGLLWLGFVVYAFFLAPPDKPGTLELIKNLSIGQWQGVNPLVIALFNLMGIWPLIYSAVVFIDGRGQKIPAWLFVTASFGVGAFALLPYLALREPNNQFLGQKNILLKLLDSRVTGFVLTVGTVILVAYGLREGDWRSFVQEWQTNRFIHVMSIDFCLLSLLFPTLLGDDMARRGWKNPQFFWLIALTPLFGPLVYLSVRPSLPEVGIESISKQPATN